Proteins from a genomic interval of Paenibacillus lentus:
- a CDS encoding ABC transporter substrate-binding protein, translating into MPIKHVNKVFILFFCILLTGCTVSSSIKEKQTRHLRVMYHSENFFYQDYGDMFQTKYPTEIEVIETQNLNLESGKDALKLAIEETKPDILLLSSEQYEQFGIDGLLVDLEPLIKKDQYDIDDINPSVIEFLKGKGNGKLYGLSPRFYANALYYNKDLFQKHGVEPPHDNMTWEEILNLAQQFPVDPSSNDKIYGFGTPLADTTVGIANRIAYTQGLITVNTKTMKVNLTTDSWKAIWDLALRSSSSGAVYLPEQSFSASSLEDYYRSLP; encoded by the coding sequence GTGCCTATCAAGCATGTAAATAAAGTGTTTATACTCTTTTTCTGCATACTTCTTACGGGATGTACAGTTAGCAGTTCAATTAAAGAAAAACAAACAAGGCATCTCAGGGTGATGTATCACAGTGAAAATTTTTTTTACCAGGATTATGGTGATATGTTCCAAACCAAGTACCCGACAGAAATTGAAGTTATTGAAACACAGAATCTTAATCTTGAATCCGGCAAGGATGCCCTTAAGTTAGCGATTGAAGAGACTAAGCCGGATATTCTTCTTTTGAGTTCAGAACAATATGAACAGTTTGGAATAGACGGCCTGCTCGTGGATTTGGAGCCACTTATTAAGAAAGATCAGTATGATATAGATGATATCAACCCCTCTGTAATTGAATTTTTGAAGGGAAAAGGGAACGGAAAGCTGTATGGACTGAGTCCGAGATTTTATGCAAATGCGCTGTATTATAATAAGGATCTATTTCAAAAACATGGTGTTGAACCTCCGCATGATAATATGACCTGGGAGGAAATTTTGAATCTTGCGCAGCAGTTTCCTGTTGATCCTAGCAGCAATGACAAAATATATGGCTTTGGGACACCTCTAGCTGATACTACGGTCGGAATCGCCAATCGGATCGCCTATACACAAGGACTAATTACTGTAAATACTAAAACAATGAAGGTTAATCTGACAACAGATTCGTGGAAAGCTATCTGGGATTTAGCGTTGAGGAGCAGTAGCTCGGGGGCTGTA